Within the Saccharopolyspora gloriosae genome, the region CATCCAGAACCTGAACAACCCGATCCAGACGTACTTCGTCGTCGGCGTGGTGTTCGTCCTGATCAACTACGCGTTGAGCCGAGCCGCGGTGTTCACCGAACGCCGACTCAGCCAGGGTCGCAAGGGCGGATTCACCGCGCCCCGTGTGACGGAGACCGGAACCGCTTAGAAGTCCCCGCACGATGACCTGCGCAGTGCGTCGTTCAGCGGAACCTCAGCGGCTTCCCTCACTGCGGGATCCATTTCTCACGCAGCAGCCCTACTCAGCGAAATCCGGGTCCGGGCTGCTGTCCGCGCGAGGAAGCCGCTGAGCACCCGCCGGTGGTCCATCTGCTCAAGCTGGTCACTGCTCAGCGGCTCCGCCGCTGACGGGGCAACTGTCAGAAGATCCTTCTGCAACGTCCCCGGAGGAGCCGCTGAGCGACCCGATGCACAGGATCGCTCACCGAGGAGCGGGGCGGGCCTGTACTCCGGCGGGGGCGAGGGTGTCGTCGTAGGCGCGTTGCCAGCTGCCGTCCTGCACGACTGCGGAGAGCGCCTCGGCGAGCTGATCCCGCATCGCGTCGTCCCCGGACTTGATCGCCAGGAAGTGCTCGGTGGCCTCGTCGGTGACCGCGTACGGTCCGACGGCGGCGACACCGGGCGCGGCGGGATCCAAGCCGCCGACCTGCAGGTCCACGCTGCCGCCCGCGAGCGCGTCGGCTGTCAGCGTCTTCGGCAGCAGCCGGAAGGAGACCTGCGTTTCCGGATCGAGGCCGAGCTTCTGGGCGACGAGCTTCGCGACCTCGACGTCGAAGCCCCGGTAGCCGCCGACACCGTCGCGCGCGGCGAACTCCGGCGCGTCGGCCCGCAACCCGACCAGCAGCGAACCGCGCCTGCGGATCTGCTCCAGGGTCGGCGAGGAGTCGAGCTCCACTGGGGGCGGCGGTGCCACGCTGGTCGGCGGCGCCACCGGAGGCGGCGCAGCACTGGGCGGCTGCTCCGGTTCGCCGCCGCCCGAACATCCGGCCAGCGCCATCGCGCTCGTCAGCACCACTGCCACCACACCGCTGCGCATGTGCCACATCCTGCCAGCCGAGCGGATCTTCGGAAGGCCCTCGCCCAACCCGGCAGATCCGAACACGAACAGTGATCAACGAAACGGCTTCAGCGGGCTCGGGAAATCCCCAGAACCTCGCCTAGCCCCGACGGTCGATCCGCAAGTGCCGGGCATTCGACGCCGTCGAGCATCGGTCCAGGTCAGCACCGCTGAACGGACGCGTACTGCGGCTCGTCATCCATCCGACATGCACCGTTCACACTCGCAACCGATTCTGTATCGGTTTTGAATTCTGCATCACACCCGATAGTGTGGCTGGCGTCACGAAGATCAGAGGCGCCAATGTCGTCGCCCGTGAGCGCAACTCAGCATCAATTGCGTCAGGAGGCGACGAATGGCGACACGAGCGGCCATCCACCCCGTCGTGCAGCGAGTCACGGAACGTATCCGAAGCCGCAGTGAGCAGACCCGGCGCGACTACCTCGAACGCATCAGCGCCGCCTCGGCAGACAAGCCGGTCCGGGCCGGCATGCCCTGCAGCAACCTGGCCCACGGGTTCGCCGCGTGTAGCGGCGCCGACCGGATCGCGGTGCGCGGCGAGACGAAGCCGGGCGTGGCGATCGTGTCGGCCTACAACGACATGCTCTCCGCGCACCAGCCCTACGAAGAATTTCCGGCCTGGATCAAGGACTCCGTGCGCGAAGCCGGTGGCGTCGCCCAGTTCGCCGGCGGGGTCCCCGCGATGTGCGACGGCATCACCCAAGGCCGGGCGGGCATGGAACTGTCCCTGTTCTCCCGGGACGTGATCGCGATGGCCACCGGCGTCGCGCTGTCCCACGAGATGTTCGACGGCGCGCTGCTGCTCGGAGTCTGCGACAAGATCGTGCCGGGGCTGCTGATCGGCGCCCTCGCCTTCGGGCACCTGCCGACGATCCTGGTGCCCGCGGGACCGATGGCCTCCGGTCTGCCCAACGGCGAGAAGAGCCGCATCCGGCAGCTGTTCGCCGAAGGCAAAGCCACCCGCGAGAACCTGCTCGAAGCCGAATCGGCCTCGTACCACTCCCCCGGCACCTGCACGTTCTACGGCACCGCGAACTCCAACCAGCTCGTCGTCGAAGTGATGGGGCTGCACCTGCCCGGCTCCAGCTTCGTCACCCCCGGCACCCCGCTGCGCCGGGCGCTCACCGAGGAGGCCTCGCGGCGCATGGTGCGGCTCGCGCGCGGCGAGGAGCACACCCCGATCGGACGGCTGCTGGACGAGCGCGCACTGGTCAACGGGGTCGTCGCGCTGCTGGCCACCGGCGGATCGACCAACCACACGCTGCACCTGCCTGCCATCGCCGCCGCCGCGGGCATCGATCTCACCTGGGACGACTTCGCGGAGCTCTCCGCCGTCGTGCCGTCGTTGTCGCGCGTCTACCCGAACGGCTCCGCCGACATCAACCACTTCGCCGCCGCCGGAGGCGTGCAGACCCTGATCGGCCAGCTGCTCGACGCCGGCCTGCTGCACCCCGACGTGCACACCGTCGCCGGGTTCGGCCTGGACCACTACCGCAAGCAGCCGTTCCTCGAGGACGGCGAACTGGTGTGGCGCGACGCGCCTACCGAGAGCCTCGATCCGGACGTGCTGCGCGGTGTGCAGGATCCTTTCGCGCCCGACGGCGGGTTGCGAGTGCTGCGCGGCAACCTCGGCAGCTCCGTCATCAAGGTCTCCGCGGTCAAACCGGAGAACCGCGTCGTCACCGCGCCCGCGCGGGTCTTCGACGACCAGCACGACTTCACCGAACTCTTCCGGTCCGGTGAGCTCGACCAGGACGTCGTGGTCGTGATCCGCAACCAGGGGCCGCAGGCCAACGGCATGCCGGAACTGCACGGGCTCACCCCGTCGCTGGGCGTGCTCATGGACCGCGGACACCAGGTCGCGCTGGTCACCGACGGGCGCATGTCCGGGGCCTCCGGCAAGATCCCCGCCGCCATCCAGCTCACCCCCGAGGCGACCGCGGGCGGCCCGCTCGCGCGGGTGCGGGACGGCGACATGATCCGGCTCGACGCCGAACAAGGAACCCTGGAAGTGCTCGTCGGGGACGAGGACTTCGCGGCCCGCGAACCGGCTCGCGGCGCCCCCGCCACCCAGTACGGCACCGGGCGCGAACTGTTCGCGGCGTTCCGCCGCTCCGTCGGCCGCGCCGACCAAGGCGCTAGCGTGTTCGCACCGCAGCAGCGCACCGCCGCGCCGAGCGACCTGCCCGTCTGATCCTCCGCCGAGAGCCGCGGACCTCCGGCGTCCCGCGCGCGACATGACAGGATCAGTGCGATCGACCGCCTGAACTGGCGTTTACGGAAACAGGTGAACCCCGCCATGAACACTGCCTCCGAAGTGCTCGACATCAGTCCCGTCGTACCCGTCGTCGCCCTCGACGACGCCGCGCACGCGGTCCCGTTGGGGCAGGCGCTGCTGCGCGGCGGCATCCGCACCATCGAAGTCACCCTGCGCACGCCCGCCGGGCTGCCCGCGATCGAACGGCTCGCCGCCGAGGTGCCGGAGATCGTGGTCGGCGCGGGCACCGTCACCGAGGTCGGGCAGGCCGACAAGGTCCGCGAAGCCGGGGCGCGCTACATCGTCACGCCCGGCGCCACCGACCGGCTGCTCGACGACATCGACGCCGCCGGAGTCCCTTACCTCGCCGGGATCAGCACCGTGTCCGAGGCGATGCGGCTGGCCGAACGCGGCGTGACGGCGATGAAGTTCTTCCCCGCCGAGGCCAGCGGCGGCGTGCCGTACCTGAAGTCCATCGCCGGGCCGTTGCCGCAGCTGCGCTTCTGCCCCACCGGCGGCATCGACACCGACAATGCCGGGCGCTACCTCGCGCTGCCCAACGTGGGATGCGTCGGCGGGTCCTGGCTGACCCCGAAGCAGCTGCTCGCCACCGGCCAGTGGGGCCAGATCGAGGCGCTCGCGCGGCAGGCCGCGGCCCTCGGCTGATCACGACCGGTGCCGCCCGCGGCTCCCGGCCGCGGGCGGCACCGGCTCTCGTGCGAACGCGGTAGGCGGTGTCCCCTCCGGAGGCGATCCGGGCGGTGGCCGACGGCTCGTAGCGTCGGAGGACCTCGAAGCTTGGGCGGTCACCGAATGCATCTGCGCGACATCCGACACCGCTGGCCGGGTCGCCTCCGCTCGCGCCGGCGAGCACCCGGCTCCCTGTTGCTCGCAGCCGTGCTCGGCATCGCGGCGGCAAGTCCGGTCACGGCCGCCCCCGAACCGCACTCCTCGCAGCCGAACACCGTGGTCACCTTCACCTTCGACGACGGCAGCGCATCGCAGTCCACGGGCGCGGAAGTCCTGCATCGGCACGGGATGCGCGGCACCTTCTACATCATTTCCGGCGCCATCGGGAGCCCCGGCTACCTCGGCCACGACGAGCTGCGGCGCATCGCCGAGACGGGCCACGAGATCGGCGGGCACACCGTCACCCACCCCGACCTCACCCAGGTGAGCCCCGATGAGATGCGCAGGCAGATCTGCGACGACCGCGCCAACCTCGACCGGTGGGGCCACCAGGTCACCTCGTTCACCGCACCGTTCGACGAGGTCGACGACAACGTGCGCGCCGCTGTCCAGCGGTGCGGGTACAGCAGCGCGCGCACCATGGGCGGGCTCCGCGTGCGGGACTGCCCGGACTGCGTCGCCGCCGAATCCATGCCGCCCGCCGACCCCTACGAGATCAGGTCGCCGGGCATGCTCACGCGGGAGACGACCGTCGACGAGTTGAAGGAGTCGGTGACCCGCGCGGACGACTCCGGGGGCGGATGGGTGCCGTTGGTGCTGCATCAGACCTGCGACAGGTGCGGCCCGCTGGCTGTGAGCCCTCGGGTGCTCGACGAGTTCGCGGGCTGGCTGCACGATCGCGGCACCGCCGTGCGCACCGTGCACGAGGTCGTCGGCGGCCCGGTCGCGCCGGTGCGCCACGCGCCGCCTCCGCAAGAGCGGGATCGACCGGTGAACGCCTCGTTGGAACAGGCCGGTCCCGACGGCGTCCCGCTCGGCTGGGAAACCGGCGGCTGGGGCACGAACACTCCGGTGTGGAGCAGGACCCGCGACGCGCACGAAGGGGAATGGGCGCAGCGGCTGGACATGCCCCACTTCACCGACGGCGACGCCAAACTGATGTCCACCCTGGATCTCGGGGAGTACTCGCTGCCCGCGCGCAAAGGGCAGAACTACACGCTCAGCACCTGGTACAAGGCCACCGCGCCCACTCAGCTGGCGGTGTACTACCGGGACCGCGTCGGTCAATGGCGGTATTGGGCGGCGGGTCCCACGTTCGCGCCCGCCGAGCAGTGGTCGAAGGCGCACTGGACCACTCCGCCCGTGCCCGATGAGGCGACCGGGATCAGCTTCGGCCTCGCCCTGTTCTCCCGCGGTTCGCTCACCACCGACGACTACGGGGTGCGGCTCAACACCGAGGCCAGCAACGACAGCTCCTGCCGCGAACTGGACTGGTGGGTGCCCAGGAGGTGGCTGTGCCTGTGACCTGCACGGAACCGGGGTGAGCGCGCATGCCGTCGCCTCGGGCGCGCGTGTCGGCGGCACTCGTCGCGGCGCTGATCACCGCTTCCTGCGCGGGCGGTGAGCCGGTGCCCCGCCGCGAATATCCGTGGCACACCGGCATCGTGGCGACCACCTTCTGGGTCGGGGAGATCCTCGACCCGGACACCTCCGATGGCAGCCAGGTCATCTCGACCTACGACTCGGCCTGGCAGGAGCACTACGGCGGCTGCGACGGCGTCCTGGTCGGTGGCCGGTGCGAAACGGAGCCACGGACCGCCGCCAACGGCTACTTCCCGACCCGGATGACACCGCGGGAGAACCCGTTCTACCTGGACCTTCCCTTCGATGACCTCAACGATCCGATCGCCTTCGCGCAGCGCGCGGCCGTGGTGCCGTGGAGCCGGGATCCGGGCTACGCCGGGCGTGAGAAGGACGAGTCGTTCAGCTACTTGAAGAACCGCTGGGTGCAGCTCACCAAGGGCCGCGCGGTCTGCTACGGCCAGGTCCAGGACGCCGGTCCCGCCGAGTACCACGACTCCCGGTACGTCTTCGGGCACGACGACCCGCGACCGGTGAACACGCGGTTCAACGGGGCGGGTCTGGACGTGTCGCCCGCGTTGAACGGCTGCCTCGGGTTCACCCACCTCAACGGCGCGCAGGACCGGGTGGACTGGCGCTTCGTCGACGAGGTCGATGTCCCCGACGGCCCGTGGCGACGCGTCGTCACCACGTCACCGCCGACGTTGTACTGAGCGGCCGCGAGCCCGAATCAGGCCGCGAGGTCCCTGGTGATCCGGGCCACCGCTTCCGGAACGGAATCGACCACGGGGAACCCGGCGGTCTCCAGCGAGCGCCTGCTCATCACGCCCGTCGTGACCAGGACGCAGTCGGTGCCGACCTCCTCGGCCGCGCGGGCGTCGTCGAGCACGTCACCGATGAGCACCACGTCGGCCGGGGCGAGGTCCTGCGCCGCGAGGTGGTGACGCAGGTGTTCGGTCTTGCCGCCGCCACCGACGTCGGCGCGCAATCCGTCGACCCGCTCGAACAGCGGCAGCAGGTCCAGTTCGGTGATCAGCGGGACCAGTTCGTCGTGGAACCACATCGACAGCAAGGACTGGGTGCGGTCGGACTCTCCCCACTCGCGCAGCACGTCCGGGACGCCCGCCGCGAGCTTCGCCGTGTGCAGCAGCTCCCGGTAGTGCTCGTGGTAGAGCACGTCGAGCTTGTTCCAGTCCGCTTCGGTGAGCGGACGGTCCAGCAGCCGCTCGTAGCACTGCTGGAGCGGGCGGCTGAAGATCGACCGCCACTGCTCGAGGTCGATGTGCTCGCGCCCGAACTCCGCGCACACCGCGTTCACCGCCGAGACGACCGCGTCGTTGTCGTCCAGCAACGTGCCGTTCCAGTCCCACACGATGTGCTGTGCCGCCGAACTCATTCCACCACCGACTCGCATGACGCCCCTGTACCGATCGACTACCGCTGCCCGATCGGGCAGCCTAGCGAAAACCGCCGATCTCCCGTCATCCCCCGACCGAGCAAGGCGCCGTGGACCTGCGTCAACCGATCACTCAGCGGGATCGTCGGGAACGGCGATGCGGGTGAAGTTCGTTGCGCTCAAGGTGTTTCTGAGGCATCCGCACCGCCTTCGAGGTCTGATCGGTCGAGTTCGTCTTTGACCACGCGGAAGGCCATGCCCTCCGAGTAGCCCTTGCGGGCCAGCATTCCGACCAGCCTGCGCAGCCGTTTCTCCGGATCGTCCACGTTGATCGAGCGGAGCTTGCGGCGCACCAGCTCGCGCGCCCGCTCCTCCTCGGCGTCAGCGTCCACAGTGGAGAGAGCTTCGGCGACCAGGTGTTCCTCAACGCCTTTGCGGCGCAGCTCGTAGCCCAGCGCCTTGCGGCCCAGGCCTTGGTTGCGCTGCCGCTCGCTGACCCATGCCTCGGCGAACTCGGCGTCGTCCACCAAGCCCGCGTCGACGAACTTCTGCAACACCGCGTCCGCGACGTCTTCGTCGATCTCCTTGCGCAGCAAGGCCTGGCGCAGCTCGGCCCGGCTGCGGGCGCGCACCGCCAGCAGCCGGTACACCGTGTCGCGGGCCAACGCCTCCGGAGACTGCGGCACCCCCGGCGGCCGTTCGTCCTGCTGCCGCCGCTTGCCGGTGCGCCCCTGCGACCGGGTCGCTGCGGAATCCGGGGACGCGGGCTCCGGGGACTGCGAGGTTTCCGCCATCGCGGTGCGGCGGCGGCGCTTGCCGGTGCCCCGCGCGGCGGCGCCGTCCGGTGCGGCGCCGGCCTCCGGTGGTGACGCCGGCGTCGGTGCGGTCTCCGCTTCGGATGAGCTCAGCCCCGCACCGGTGCCCGGCGACGCGGGCGCGTGGTCGGTACTGCGCCACACGCCCCGCCCGGAACGGCCGTCCCGCTGCCCGCCGGACCCCGAAGCGCCCGCGCGCGACCGCGATCGGGAGAACTCCGCGGAGTCGTCTCCTGACACCGCCGGACTCAGAACTCGACGGGAGCCGGGTCCGCGCCCTCTTCGGCGTCCACCTTGGCTCCGATGCCGACCTTCTCCTTGATCCGCTTCTCGATCTCGTTGGCCACGTCCGGGTTCTCCCGCATGAACTTGCGGGCGTTCTCCTTGCCCTGGCCCAGCTGGTCGCCCTCGTAGGTGTACCAGGCACCGGACTTGCGGATGATGCCCTGCTCCACGCCCATGTCGATCAGCGAGCCCTCACGGCTGATCCCGATGCCGTAGATGATGTCGAACTCGGCCTGCTTGAACGGTGGCGCGGTCTTGTTCTTCACCACCTTCACCCTGGTGCGGTTGCCCACCGCGTCCGAGCCGTCCTTGAGCGTCTCGATCCGCCGCACGTCCAGCCGCACCGAGGAGTAGAACTTCAGCGCCTTGCCACCGGTGGTGGTCTCCGGGCTGCCGAACATCACGCCGACCTTCTCCCGGAGCTGGTTGATGAAGATCGCCGTGGTCTTGGCGTTGTAGAGGGCGGCGGTCAGCTTGCGCAGCGCCTGGCTCATCAGCCGGGCCTGCAGGCCGACGTGGCTGTCGCCCATCTCGCCCTCGATCTCGGCGCGCGGCACCAGCGCGGCCACCGAGTCGACCACGATGCAGTCCAGCGCGCCGGAGCGGATCAGCATGTCCGCGATCTCCAGCGCCTGCTCGCCCGTGTCGGGCTGGGAGACCAGCAGCGCGTCGGTGTCGACCCCGATCGACTTCGCGTACTCCGGATCCAGCGCGTGCTCGGCGTCGATGAACGCGGCGGTGCCGCCCAGCCGCTGCGCGTTGGCCACCGCGTGCAGCGCGACCGAGGTCTTACCACTGCTCTCCGGACCGTAGATCTCCACGATGCGTCCCCGCGGCAGGCCACCGATGCCCAGGGCCACGTCCAGGGCGATGGACCCGGTCGGGATGACCTCGACCGGCGCCCGCGTCTCGTCGCCGAGACGCATCACCGATCCCTTTCCGTACTGCTTGTCGATCTGGGCGAGGGCCAGTTCGAGCGCCTTGCCCTTGTCCGGTGTCGCTGCCATCGGGGGTCCACCTCGGTCAAGTCGAACTTCGTCGTGTGCGCACGACGCTACGGGTAGGGACCGACACTCCGGTGGACTGCCCTGATCACCCGGCCGCCCGCCTTCCGGCGACGGGTCCGGCGAACACCGAGGTCCGATCCGCACATCCGATCATAGGCGAACGGATGTTCGATCATCGAGCCGACACGCCAACACCGTCCCTCTTCCGCATGAACCATGATCGCGATTGAAGGCGCCTTCAGCTTTTGATCTTCATCTTGTTAGCGGCGAAGCCGCTGAGCAGTGACCAGCTTGAGCAACCGGCACCGCGGCGGGTTCTCAGCCGTCTTCTCGCGAGGACGGCTTTTTCCCTCGTGGCAGAGGCCACTCGGGAAAAAGATCCCGCAGCGAGAAGACAGCTGAGGTTCCGCCACCCGGCCACCAAAGCAGCCCACGAAAGAGGATCAACGCCGAGCAGCCGGGACTTCGAAGCTTTCGCAGAGGGCTAGCCACACCTGCTTCGGCGAAAGCCCCGCCTCCAGTGCCTGGTCCACGGTGCGACCGCCGAGCTCCGACATCACGTGGTCCTCGGCGAGCATCTCGGCTCGCAACCGGCCGAACTCCTCGGCCATGCGTTCGCGGAAGTCGGTGTGTCGCATCGAGCCCAGCCTACCGAGGGCGTCCGCGGGTACCGTCGTGGTGTGCTGCCGATGCAAGCCGACCCGACCGGACTGTCCAGCCCGCTGGGGCAACTCGTGATCGCGGCGATGCTGCTGGTCGCGATCATCGTTGCGCTGCGCTGGCTGTGGAACCAGCGCGGACGCTGAGCACGCCGCGCCCGGCCGCACGGTGCGCTCGAATTCGTCGGCCAGCGCGTCCGGCGTCAGCCGCCCGTCCCGGTTCGGGGCCGGCACCATGCCCACCAGCGGCCGGTCGGCGACGGTGAACACCAGCGTCCCCGTGGTCTCCCCCGCGACCGCGCGATACCGGCCCGAGTAGCCGTTGCCGGACCATCGACAACACGCGCACCGGTTTTATCCCTCCGTAGCCGGATTCGGGGCGAACTCACCCGTTCTGCGGAATGTTGTCACGCCGGACGATCACCAATGGGCGGATCGGGCGAATCGTCGGCGTCGGCGATGTCGGTGCCGTGGTCCAGCATGGAGGGGTGAGCAACCCGCTGGACGACTTCTCCCCCGCGACCCGCGAGTGGTTCCGGGGCGCGTTCGACGCGCCGACGCAGGCTCAGGCCGGGGCGTGGCAGGCGATCGGCGCGGGTGAGCACGCGCTGGTCGTGGCGCCGACCGGGTCCGGGAAGACGCTCGCCGCGTTCCTGTCCGCCCTGGACGGCCTGGCTTCCGCCCCGCCTCCGGAAGAGCCGAAGCGGCGCTGCCGCGTGCTGTACGTGTCGCCGTTGAAGGCGCTCGCGGTGGACGTCGAGCGCAACCTGCGCGCCCCGCTCACCGGGATCCGGCAAGCCACCCAACGCCACGGCGGGGTGCCGCCGGAGATCCGGGTCGGGATGCGGACCGGGGACACGCCTGCCGACGAACGGCGCGGCTTCAACCGGAAACCCCCGGACGTGCTGGTGACCACCCCGGAGTCGCTGTTCCTGCTGCTGACCTCGGCGGCACGGGAGTCGCTGCGCGGCGTGGAGACGGTGATCGTGGACGAGGTGCACGCGGTGGCGGGCACCAAACGCGGAGCGCACCTGGCGTTGTCGCTGGAGCGGCTGGACGAGCTGCTGGCACGACCGGCGCAGCGGATCGGGTTGTCGGCCACGGTGCGCCCGGTCTCCGAGGTGAGCACGTTCCTCGGCGGCGGCCGCCCGGTGCGCACGGTGCAGCCGGAGCACGCCAAGCAGGTGCAGGTCACCGTCGAGGTCCCGGTGCCGGACCTGGCCGAGCTGGGGCAGCCGACCGGCGAGGTGACGGGTTCGGCCGCGGGCGCCGAGCAGCGCACCTCGATCTGGCCGTCGGTGCAGGAACGCGTCCTCGACCTGATCGGACGACACCGGTCGACGATCGTGTTCGCGAACTCGCGGCGGCTCGCGGAGCGGCTGACGGCGGGCATCAACGAACTCGCCACCGAGCAGGCCGGGGAGACCGCCGAGCAGACCGGGAAGTTCCCGGCGGAGGCGGTGGGCGGTTCCGGTGTCACCTCCGGAGCGGCGGTGACCGTGGCACGAGCGCACCACGGGTCCATGTCGAAGGAACAGCGCTCGGTGGTCGAAGAGGAGTTGAAGTCCGGCCGGCTGCCCTGCGTGGTCGCGACCTCCTCGCTGGAGCTGGGCATCGACATGGGCGCGGTGGACCTGGTGGTGCAGGTGGAGACGCCGCCGAGCGTCGCTTCCGGGATGCAGCGCATCGGCCGGGGCGGGCACCAGGTGGGGGCGATCTCGCGCGGGGTCGTGTTCCCGAAGTTCCGGGGCGACCTGGTGGGTTGCGCGGTGGTGGCGGAACGGATGGCGGCCGGGCTGATCGAGTCGTTGTCGTTCCCGCGGAATCCGCTGGACGTGCTGGCTCAGCACGTCGTGTCGATGGTGGCGATGGAATCGTGGCCGCTGGAGTCGCTGGCCAGGGTGGTTCGGCGCGCGGCACCGTTCGCGGGGCTGCCGGATTCCGCGCTGTACGCGGTGCTGGACATGCTGGCGGGCCGGTACCCGAGCGAGGAGTTCGGCGAGCTGCGGGCGCGCATCGTGTGGGACCGGGTGCAGGACGAGCTGTGGGCGCGGCCGGGCGCGCAACGGCTGGCGGTGACCTCGGGCGGCACCATCCCCGATCGGGGCTTGTTCACGGTGACCACGCCAGGTGACGAGGAGGCCGGTCGCGGCGGCGTGCGGGTCGGTGAGCTCGACGAGGAGATGGTCTACGAGTCGCGGGTGGGCGACACGTTCCTGTTGGGCACCTCGTCGTGGAAGGTGCAGGACATCACGCACGACCGGGTCGTCGTGGTGCCCGCGCCGGGCCAGGCCGCGCGGATGCCGTTCTGGAAGGGCGATTCCCCTGGCCGGCCGCTGGAGCTGGGCCGGGCGCTGGGCGCCTTCGTGCGGGAAGTGGTGGCCGCGGACCGGGAGTCGGCGACCGAGCGGATGGCGCGCGCCGGGTTGGACGAGTGGGCGCGGGACAACCTGCTGGCGTACCTGGCGGAGCAGCGGGAGGCGACGCGGCACGTCCCGGACGATCGGACGATCGTGGTGGAGCGGTTCCGCGACGAGCTCGGCGATTGGCGGATGGTGGTGCATTCGCCGTTCGGTGCGCAGGTCAACGGGCCGTGGGGTTTGGCCATCGGGGCTCGGTTGCGGGAGCGGCGCGGCATCGATCCGCAGGTCGCGTCCTCGGACGACGGGATCGTGGTGCGGCTGGCGGACGCGCTGGACGAGTCGGGCGCGGACGTGCTGCCGACGGCGGAGGACGTGCTGCTGTCCCCGGACGAGGTGCACCAGGTGATCACCGATGAGGTCGGTGGTTCGGCGCTGTTCGCCGCGCGGTTCCGGGAGTGCGCCGCGCGGGCGTTGTTGCTGCCGCGCCGGGATCCGCGGAAGCGCTCACCGCTGTGGCAGCAGCGGCAGCGCTCGGCGCAACTGCTGGCGGTGGCGGCGCAGTACGAGCAGTTCCCGATCGTGCTGGAGGCGATGCGGGAATGCGTGCAGGACGTCTACGACGTGCCGGGTTTGACCGAACTGATGTCGCAGGTCGCCGCCCGCAAGGTGCGGGTGGTGGAGGTGGAGACGCCGTCGCCGTCGCCGTTCGCGCGCAGCCTGCTGTTCGGCTACATCGGCATGTTCCTGTACGAGACGGACGCGCCGCTGGCTGAGCGGCGGTCGGCGGCGTTGAGCCT harbors:
- a CDS encoding transporter substrate-binding domain-containing protein → MRSGVVAVVLTSAMALAGCSGGGEPEQPPSAAPPPVAPPTSVAPPPPVELDSSPTLEQIRRRGSLLVGLRADAPEFAARDGVGGYRGFDVEVAKLVAQKLGLDPETQVSFRLLPKTLTADALAGGSVDLQVGGLDPAAPGVAAVGPYAVTDEATEHFLAIKSGDDAMRDQLAEALSAVVQDGSWQRAYDDTLAPAGVQARPAPR
- the edd gene encoding phosphogluconate dehydratase: MATRAAIHPVVQRVTERIRSRSEQTRRDYLERISAASADKPVRAGMPCSNLAHGFAACSGADRIAVRGETKPGVAIVSAYNDMLSAHQPYEEFPAWIKDSVREAGGVAQFAGGVPAMCDGITQGRAGMELSLFSRDVIAMATGVALSHEMFDGALLLGVCDKIVPGLLIGALAFGHLPTILVPAGPMASGLPNGEKSRIRQLFAEGKATRENLLEAESASYHSPGTCTFYGTANSNQLVVEVMGLHLPGSSFVTPGTPLRRALTEEASRRMVRLARGEEHTPIGRLLDERALVNGVVALLATGGSTNHTLHLPAIAAAAGIDLTWDDFAELSAVVPSLSRVYPNGSADINHFAAAGGVQTLIGQLLDAGLLHPDVHTVAGFGLDHYRKQPFLEDGELVWRDAPTESLDPDVLRGVQDPFAPDGGLRVLRGNLGSSVIKVSAVKPENRVVTAPARVFDDQHDFTELFRSGELDQDVVVVIRNQGPQANGMPELHGLTPSLGVLMDRGHQVALVTDGRMSGASGKIPAAIQLTPEATAGGPLARVRDGDMIRLDAEQGTLEVLVGDEDFAAREPARGAPATQYGTGRELFAAFRRSVGRADQGASVFAPQQRTAAPSDLPV
- the eda gene encoding bifunctional 4-hydroxy-2-oxoglutarate aldolase/2-dehydro-3-deoxy-phosphogluconate aldolase gives rise to the protein MNTASEVLDISPVVPVVALDDAAHAVPLGQALLRGGIRTIEVTLRTPAGLPAIERLAAEVPEIVVGAGTVTEVGQADKVREAGARYIVTPGATDRLLDDIDAAGVPYLAGISTVSEAMRLAERGVTAMKFFPAEASGGVPYLKSIAGPLPQLRFCPTGGIDTDNAGRYLALPNVGCVGGSWLTPKQLLATGQWGQIEALARQAAALG
- a CDS encoding polysaccharide deacetylase family protein — encoded protein: MLAAVLGIAAASPVTAAPEPHSSQPNTVVTFTFDDGSASQSTGAEVLHRHGMRGTFYIISGAIGSPGYLGHDELRRIAETGHEIGGHTVTHPDLTQVSPDEMRRQICDDRANLDRWGHQVTSFTAPFDEVDDNVRAAVQRCGYSSARTMGGLRVRDCPDCVAAESMPPADPYEIRSPGMLTRETTVDELKESVTRADDSGGGWVPLVLHQTCDRCGPLAVSPRVLDEFAGWLHDRGTAVRTVHEVVGGPVAPVRHAPPPQERDRPVNASLEQAGPDGVPLGWETGGWGTNTPVWSRTRDAHEGEWAQRLDMPHFTDGDAKLMSTLDLGEYSLPARKGQNYTLSTWYKATAPTQLAVYYRDRVGQWRYWAAGPTFAPAEQWSKAHWTTPPVPDEATGISFGLALFSRGSLTTDDYGVRLNTEASNDSSCRELDWWVPRRWLCL
- a CDS encoding HAD family hydrolase; its protein translation is MSSAAQHIVWDWNGTLLDDNDAVVSAVNAVCAEFGREHIDLEQWRSIFSRPLQQCYERLLDRPLTEADWNKLDVLYHEHYRELLHTAKLAAGVPDVLREWGESDRTQSLLSMWFHDELVPLITELDLLPLFERVDGLRADVGGGGKTEHLRHHLAAQDLAPADVVLIGDVLDDARAAEEVGTDCVLVTTGVMSRRSLETAGFPVVDSVPEAVARITRDLAA
- a CDS encoding RecX family transcriptional regulator, with the protein product MSGDDSAEFSRSRSRAGASGSGGQRDGRSGRGVWRSTDHAPASPGTGAGLSSSEAETAPTPASPPEAGAAPDGAAARGTGKRRRRTAMAETSQSPEPASPDSAATRSQGRTGKRRQQDERPPGVPQSPEALARDTVYRLLAVRARSRAELRQALLRKEIDEDVADAVLQKFVDAGLVDDAEFAEAWVSERQRNQGLGRKALGYELRRKGVEEHLVAEALSTVDADAEEERARELVRRKLRSINVDDPEKRLRRLVGMLARKGYSEGMAFRVVKDELDRSDLEGGADASETP
- the recA gene encoding recombinase RecA gives rise to the protein MAATPDKGKALELALAQIDKQYGKGSVMRLGDETRAPVEVIPTGSIALDVALGIGGLPRGRIVEIYGPESSGKTSVALHAVANAQRLGGTAAFIDAEHALDPEYAKSIGVDTDALLVSQPDTGEQALEIADMLIRSGALDCIVVDSVAALVPRAEIEGEMGDSHVGLQARLMSQALRKLTAALYNAKTTAIFINQLREKVGVMFGSPETTTGGKALKFYSSVRLDVRRIETLKDGSDAVGNRTRVKVVKNKTAPPFKQAEFDIIYGIGISREGSLIDMGVEQGIIRKSGAWYTYEGDQLGQGKENARKFMRENPDVANEIEKRIKEKVGIGAKVDAEEGADPAPVEF
- a CDS encoding DUF3046 domain-containing protein; translated protein: MRHTDFRERMAEEFGRLRAEMLAEDHVMSELGGRTVDQALEAGLSPKQVWLALCESFEVPAARR